One genomic segment of Chitinophaga sancti includes these proteins:
- a CDS encoding efflux RND transporter periplasmic adaptor subunit: protein MKTKQHILLIGATGMFFLASCKGPAQKGAMVMPPTKVNVTAATMGQAIYYDKYPATVVALNQVELRAQVSGYITGIFFKEGEVVQKGKALYEIDRRKYEAAARQAEANLASAKATLVRAQKDADRYHELAKQDAIARQTLDNADATLETSRASVAAAEAALASARTDLDFSIIKAPFTGRIGISQVKLGAQISQGTTLLNTMSSENPIAVDFVVSETDIPRFSAMQGKTITPGDSTFRLTLPGGTAYSEKGKILAVDRGVDNQTATIKVRIEFANPKDELKDGMSAVLQVLNAQSGENVIIPYRAVVEQMGEFFVFVAKDTIAEQRKIHLGPKMRDLIVVTDGLKSGEVVVTDGFQRLRDGGTIDTSGVPKQTQQAPGQAPKK from the coding sequence ATGAAAACAAAGCAACACATTCTCCTCATTGGCGCTACAGGTATGTTTTTTCTGGCTTCCTGTAAAGGTCCGGCACAAAAAGGTGCTATGGTAATGCCTCCAACCAAGGTAAATGTTACGGCTGCTACTATGGGACAGGCTATTTATTATGATAAATACCCGGCTACAGTGGTGGCGCTCAACCAGGTGGAACTGCGTGCGCAGGTAAGTGGTTATATCACCGGTATCTTTTTTAAAGAAGGGGAGGTCGTGCAGAAAGGAAAAGCCCTGTATGAAATAGACCGTCGTAAATATGAAGCTGCTGCTCGCCAGGCAGAAGCGAACCTGGCTAGTGCAAAAGCGACCCTGGTACGTGCACAGAAAGATGCGGACCGCTACCACGAACTGGCTAAGCAGGATGCGATTGCCCGCCAGACGCTGGACAATGCTGATGCAACACTCGAAACCAGCCGTGCAAGCGTAGCAGCCGCCGAAGCAGCATTGGCCTCTGCCCGCACTGACCTGGATTTCTCCATTATTAAAGCGCCTTTCACTGGCCGTATTGGTATCTCCCAGGTAAAGCTGGGTGCACAGATCAGCCAGGGAACCACATTGCTGAACACCATGTCCAGCGAAAACCCGATTGCGGTTGATTTCGTGGTAAGCGAAACTGATATTCCACGCTTTTCTGCCATGCAGGGTAAGACCATCACTCCTGGTGACTCTACCTTCCGCCTTACACTGCCAGGGGGTACTGCATATTCTGAAAAGGGTAAGATCCTCGCTGTTGACCGTGGGGTGGATAACCAGACTGCTACCATCAAAGTACGTATCGAATTCGCGAATCCAAAAGATGAGCTGAAAGATGGTATGAGCGCGGTACTGCAGGTATTGAATGCGCAGAGTGGTGAAAACGTGATCATTCCTTACAGAGCTGTAGTAGAACAGATGGGTGAGTTCTTTGTATTTGTAGCAAAAGATACAATCGCAGAGCAACGTAAGATCCACCTGGGCCCAAAAATGAGAGACCTCATCGTTGTTACAGATGGTCTTAAATCAGGCGAAGTGGTAGTGACGGATGGTTTCCAGCGTTTACGTGATGGTGGTACAATCGACACTTCAGGTGTACCGAAACAAACACAGCAGGCTCCGGGCCAGGCTCCTAAAAAATAA
- a CDS encoding ribonucleoside-diphosphate reductase small subunit, protein MNYENELLLKENKDRFVLLPINYPAVWEKYKKHEASFWTAEEIDLSGDLKDWANLNDGERHFITHVLAFFAASDGIVNENLAVNFMSEVQLPEARCFYGFQIMMENIHSETYALLIDTYVKDPVEKDRLFHAIDTVPAVKKKAEWALRWIENGNFAERLVAFAAVEGIFFSGSFCSIFWLKKRGLMPGLTFSNELISRDEGLHCEFACLLYSMLEQKLSEEQVHHIISNAVEIEKEFIIDALPVALIGMNSKLMAEYIEFVADRWLSELGYSKIYNTANPFDFMEMISLQGKTNFFEKRVGDYQKAGVMSGKDTQTFSLDEDF, encoded by the coding sequence ATGAACTACGAGAATGAACTCCTGTTGAAGGAAAATAAGGATCGCTTTGTATTGCTGCCTATCAATTATCCGGCTGTATGGGAAAAATACAAGAAGCACGAGGCCAGTTTCTGGACAGCTGAAGAAATAGATCTGAGTGGGGACCTGAAAGACTGGGCTAATCTGAATGATGGTGAACGTCACTTTATTACACACGTACTCGCATTTTTTGCTGCCAGCGATGGCATTGTAAATGAAAATCTGGCTGTTAACTTCATGAGTGAAGTGCAATTACCAGAAGCCCGATGTTTTTATGGCTTTCAGATCATGATGGAAAACATCCATTCTGAAACGTACGCATTACTGATCGATACTTATGTAAAAGATCCGGTTGAAAAAGACCGCCTGTTCCATGCCATCGACACCGTACCCGCTGTAAAGAAAAAAGCAGAGTGGGCACTGCGCTGGATTGAGAATGGCAACTTTGCAGAACGCCTCGTAGCATTTGCTGCGGTAGAAGGTATCTTTTTCTCCGGTAGCTTCTGTTCTATCTTCTGGCTCAAGAAAAGAGGATTGATGCCAGGGTTGACATTCTCCAATGAATTGATTAGCCGTGATGAAGGATTGCATTGTGAATTTGCTTGTTTGCTCTATAGTATGCTGGAACAAAAATTATCAGAAGAACAGGTTCACCATATTATATCCAACGCAGTAGAAATTGAAAAAGAATTTATTATCGATGCGTTGCCTGTAGCACTGATTGGCATGAACAGTAAGCTGATGGCCGAATACATTGAATTCGTAGCAGACCGCTGGTTATCAGAATTAGGTTATAGTAAAATATATAATACTGCAAATCCGTTTGATTTCATGGAGATGATTTCTCTTCAGGGTAAAACCAACTTCTTCGAAAAACGGGTGGGTGACTATCAGAAAGCTGGTGTAATGTCTGGAAAAGATACGCAGACTTTCAGCCTCGATGAAGATTTCTAA
- a CDS encoding RNA methyltransferase, producing the protein MTPERRERLLFVLNRRQAGLTVVLDNIEDPHNVSAIMRTCDAVGIQEIYVVTTKAPRVKKWGVKSSSSAVKWLTIHQFTDVRECIKVLRQRYDKLMTTHLAHGAVSLYDIDFTGSVALVFGNEQTGVSEELRAAADGNFIIPQMGIIRSLNVSVACAVSIYEAMRQKTLAGHYDKRNLPDEQFNTLLDEWGYEEE; encoded by the coding sequence ATGACGCCTGAACGTAGAGAAAGATTATTATTCGTACTGAATAGACGCCAGGCTGGCCTTACGGTAGTACTGGACAATATAGAAGATCCACACAATGTTTCTGCAATAATGCGTACCTGCGATGCGGTAGGTATCCAGGAAATATATGTGGTGACCACCAAGGCGCCAAGGGTGAAAAAATGGGGTGTTAAAAGTTCGTCCAGTGCTGTTAAATGGCTGACAATTCATCAGTTTACCGATGTACGGGAATGTATTAAAGTATTAAGGCAGCGATATGATAAATTGATGACGACTCATCTGGCGCATGGTGCAGTAAGTTTGTATGATATTGATTTTACGGGTTCTGTAGCGTTGGTATTTGGAAATGAGCAGACAGGGGTATCGGAGGAATTGAGGGCTGCTGCGGATGGTAATTTTATTATTCCACAAATGGGGATTATTCGTTCCCTGAATGTATCAGTAGCGTGTGCGGTGAGTATCTATGAGGCCATGAGGCAAAAGACGCTGGCTGGGCATTATGATAAAAGGAATTTACCTGATGAACAATTTAATACCCTGCTAGATGAATGGGGATATGAAGAAGAATAA
- a CDS encoding multidrug efflux RND transporter permease subunit, whose protein sequence is MIANTFIRRPVTAIVISIVLVLVGILAMLNLPIGQYPEISPPTVQVTGTYTGADAQTIEQTVATPVEVQVNGTPGMTYMTSNSTNSGSMSLTVNFEVGTDINIAALDVQNRVGIAQPTLPQEVQRLGLTVRKRNPSILMLVALYSPKGSHDVTFLDNYTNIFIKDALLRAKGVGDIFTRADDFSMRVWLKPDKLAEMNVSADEVKAAITEQNAQIAAGSVGAPPQKAGQTYEYNIFVKGRLANTEEFGNIVIKTQPNNGGIVYLKDVARVELGKFNYTGNSFVDGKRASYLLVYQAPGSNAIETAENVTTAMEELKKAFPADVDYVVPFESVSVVKVSIHEVVETLLEALLLVVIVVFLFLQSWRATIIPVLAIPVSIIATFIFFIPLGFTINTLTLFGFVLAIGIVVDDAIVVVEAVQHNMDHEQMSAKDATIQAMKEISGPVIAIALILAAVFVPVGFIPGIVGRLYQQFAITIAISVLISAFIALSLTPALCTLILRPMHLDKNSKGLNKLFYRFNTWFGHVTSRYSLGVKKSIRWARYVMILLLCICVGVFMLFRSKSTGFIPTEDDGRLYITFDLPESASTERTVEALQGMMHALDSIPGIGHYAALGGLNVISFATKSNSATIFVQLKPWDDRKSKETQIQAIAANIQAKLSRWKQASVLVIQPPAIPGLGSTAGFSFILEQRSGDPDIKAFEGVLQKFTAAINQRPEIARGFSFFTARTPGYQLDIDRERAKKMGVSISSIATALSTYMGSSYVNDFTIYGRNFRVLTQADSSYRGDIKDLSQMFVKNTNGDMVPLSAVTNYKVTETAPVISHYNLFRSAEINGAPNPGYSSGDAINALKEVAAQVLPEGYGYEFSGLSREELLSGSKTVYIFALSIVFVFLFLAALYESWSVPFSVLLAVPIGAFGAILTLTFLPKISNNVYAQIGLITLIGLSAKNAILIVEFAKERVDRGMELVTATVEAAKLRLRPIIMTSLAFLLGILPLVLATGAGAESRKTMGWTVLGGMFTATFLAIFIVPVLFVTITRLAYGKEKLKEMQDSYKVMQDHMDV, encoded by the coding sequence ATGATTGCAAATACTTTTATACGCAGACCAGTCACCGCGATAGTAATTTCTATCGTACTGGTGTTGGTAGGGATATTGGCGATGCTCAACCTGCCTATCGGTCAGTATCCCGAAATCTCACCTCCTACAGTGCAGGTAACAGGTACATATACTGGTGCGGATGCCCAGACCATTGAGCAGACCGTAGCGACTCCTGTGGAAGTACAGGTGAATGGTACGCCTGGTATGACCTACATGACCAGTAACAGTACGAACAGTGGTTCTATGAGCCTTACTGTAAACTTTGAAGTAGGTACTGATATCAACATTGCGGCACTGGATGTACAGAACCGCGTGGGTATCGCTCAGCCAACCCTGCCCCAGGAAGTACAACGTTTAGGTCTTACAGTAAGAAAACGTAACCCCAGTATCCTGATGCTGGTGGCATTATATTCTCCAAAGGGTTCACACGATGTAACCTTCCTGGATAACTATACGAACATTTTTATTAAAGATGCCTTGCTGCGTGCAAAAGGTGTGGGTGATATCTTCACCCGTGCGGATGACTTTAGTATGCGTGTGTGGCTGAAGCCTGATAAGCTGGCTGAAATGAACGTATCTGCCGATGAAGTGAAAGCTGCCATCACAGAGCAGAACGCGCAGATCGCAGCTGGTTCAGTAGGTGCACCTCCGCAAAAGGCTGGTCAGACTTACGAGTACAACATCTTTGTAAAAGGTCGTCTGGCAAATACCGAGGAGTTTGGCAATATCGTGATAAAGACCCAACCTAATAACGGTGGTATCGTGTACCTGAAAGATGTAGCCCGCGTAGAACTGGGTAAATTCAACTATACTGGTAACTCTTTTGTAGATGGTAAAAGAGCATCTTACCTGCTGGTTTACCAGGCACCAGGTAGTAACGCGATCGAAACTGCCGAGAATGTGACTACCGCTATGGAAGAGCTGAAGAAAGCTTTCCCTGCGGATGTGGATTATGTAGTACCATTCGAATCAGTATCTGTGGTAAAAGTGTCAATCCACGAAGTAGTGGAAACACTGCTTGAGGCCCTTTTACTGGTAGTGATCGTGGTGTTCCTGTTCCTGCAAAGCTGGAGGGCGACCATCATTCCGGTGTTGGCGATTCCGGTGTCTATCATTGCTACGTTTATCTTCTTTATACCACTGGGCTTTACCATCAATACCCTGACCCTGTTCGGTTTCGTACTGGCGATCGGTATCGTGGTGGATGATGCCATCGTGGTGGTGGAGGCGGTCCAGCATAATATGGACCATGAGCAGATGTCAGCGAAAGACGCCACCATACAGGCTATGAAAGAAATTTCCGGACCGGTTATCGCAATTGCGTTAATCCTGGCAGCGGTATTCGTACCAGTAGGGTTTATCCCTGGTATCGTAGGTCGTTTGTACCAGCAGTTTGCGATCACAATCGCGATCTCTGTACTGATCTCCGCTTTCATCGCGTTGTCTCTGACACCTGCATTGTGTACGCTGATCCTGCGTCCTATGCACCTGGATAAGAATTCAAAAGGGCTCAACAAATTATTCTATCGCTTCAACACCTGGTTTGGTCACGTGACCAGCCGTTATTCACTGGGGGTAAAGAAAAGTATCCGTTGGGCAAGATATGTGATGATCCTCCTCCTGTGTATCTGCGTAGGTGTGTTCATGTTGTTCAGATCTAAGTCTACCGGGTTCATTCCTACAGAAGATGATGGCCGTTTGTATATCACTTTTGACCTGCCGGAATCAGCTTCTACAGAGCGTACAGTAGAAGCGTTGCAGGGTATGATGCATGCTTTGGATAGTATACCGGGTATTGGTCACTATGCCGCATTGGGAGGTTTGAACGTAATCAGCTTTGCGACCAAGTCAAACAGTGCGACCATCTTCGTACAGCTGAAACCATGGGATGACAGAAAGTCTAAGGAAACCCAAATCCAGGCAATTGCAGCTAACATACAGGCAAAATTATCCCGTTGGAAACAGGCATCTGTTTTAGTAATTCAGCCACCGGCTATTCCGGGGCTGGGTAGTACAGCAGGTTTCTCATTTATCCTGGAGCAACGTAGTGGTGATCCTGATATCAAGGCATTTGAAGGGGTATTGCAGAAGTTTACTGCTGCGATTAACCAACGGCCGGAAATAGCAAGGGGCTTCTCCTTCTTTACCGCACGTACACCGGGTTATCAGTTGGATATAGACCGTGAAAGAGCGAAGAAGATGGGTGTATCTATTTCTTCTATTGCTACGGCGTTGTCCACTTATATGGGTAGCTCCTATGTAAATGACTTCACCATATACGGCCGTAACTTCCGTGTACTCACACAGGCTGATTCCAGCTATCGTGGTGATATTAAGGATCTGAGCCAGATGTTTGTGAAGAATACAAACGGAGATATGGTGCCATTGAGTGCTGTTACTAATTATAAAGTGACAGAAACTGCGCCGGTAATCTCCCACTATAACCTGTTCCGTTCTGCGGAAATAAATGGTGCTCCTAATCCTGGTTATAGTAGTGGTGATGCGATCAATGCACTGAAAGAAGTAGCTGCACAGGTATTGCCTGAAGGGTATGGATATGAGTTCTCTGGTCTGAGCCGTGAGGAGTTGTTGTCTGGTAGTAAGACGGTGTACATCTTTGCACTGTCTATCGTATTCGTATTCCTCTTCCTGGCGGCGTTGTATGAGAGCTGGTCTGTACCGTTCTCCGTACTGTTGGCGGTGCCGATAGGTGCGTTTGGTGCGATCCTCACGCTTACCTTCCTGCCAAAGATCAGTAATAACGTATATGCACAGATTGGTTTGATCACATTAATTGGTTTGTCGGCGAAAAATGCGATCCTGATTGTGGAGTTTGCGAAAGAGCGTGTAGATAGAGGGATGGAACTGGTAACGGCAACGGTAGAAGCGGCGAAGTTGCGTCTGCGTCCGATCATCATGACTTCTCTGGCGTTCCTGTTGGGTATTTTGCCGCTGGTGCTGGCTACTGGTGCGGGTGCGGAATCACGTAAGACGATGGGCTGGACTGTATTGGGTGGTATGTTTACCGCTACCTTCCTGGCAATCTTTATTGTACCAGTGTTGTTTGTAACGATTACAAGACTGGCTTATGGTAAGGAAAAGCTAAAAGAGATGCAGGATAGCTACAAGGTGATGCAGGACCATATGGATGTGTAA
- a CDS encoding ribonucleoside-diphosphate reductase subunit alpha, whose product MFVIKRDGRKEAVKFDKITARVEKLCYGLNADYVDAIDVAKKVIQGLYDGVNTTELDNLAAETAASLTTKHPDYALLASRIAVSNLHKNTVKSFSQTMKNLYDYIDPKVGKPAPLISDDVMEIISKNAEMLDSNIIYDRDFAFDYFGFKTLERSYLLKIDGKVAERPQHMLMRVAVGIHKEDIDAAIKTYNLMSERWFTHATPTLFNAGTPKPQMSSCFLLTMQDDSIEGIYDTLKQTAKISQSAGGIGLSIHNIRATGSYISGTNGTSNGIIPMLRVFNDTARYVDQGGGKRKGAFAIYLEPWHADIFEFLDLRKNHGKEEMRARDLFYALWVPDLFMKRVEENGDWSLFCPHEAPGLHECWGEAFEKLYTQYESENRARKTVKAQDLWFAILDAQIETGNPYLLYKDAANSKSNQQNLGTIKSSNLCTEIIEYTDANEVAVCNLASLALPRFVIDGKFDHQRLFDVTYQVAINLNRIIDNNFYPVEQARNSNLRHRPIGLGVQGLADAFILMRYPFESEEAKQLNKDIFETIYFAGLTASKDLAVKEGAYETFPGSPASKGILQFDMWGVTPSARWDWTSLKADIKKHGIRNSLLLAPMPTASTSQILGNNECFEPYTSNIYTRRVLSGEFVVVNKHLLKDLVELGLWDNDMKNKIIAANGSIQNIQEIPTNIKALYKTVWEIKQRTIIDMAADRGAFICQSQSLNLFVDTPSAAKLTSMHFHSWKRGLKTGMYYLRTQAATQAVQFTVEKQGGQNMEPVIAATAPVGEKKVDPKLDEVEIIEGAVCTMEEGCVTCSA is encoded by the coding sequence ATGTTTGTAATTAAGCGCGACGGCCGCAAAGAAGCGGTAAAGTTTGACAAGATCACTGCCCGCGTTGAAAAGCTTTGTTATGGATTAAATGCGGATTATGTAGATGCCATCGACGTTGCCAAGAAAGTAATTCAAGGTTTATATGATGGAGTGAATACTACTGAGCTGGATAATCTGGCTGCAGAAACAGCCGCTTCGCTTACTACCAAACATCCCGATTACGCGCTGCTGGCTTCACGCATTGCAGTAAGTAACCTGCATAAAAATACAGTGAAATCATTCTCCCAGACAATGAAGAACCTGTATGATTATATCGATCCTAAAGTCGGCAAACCTGCACCACTGATCTCTGACGATGTGATGGAAATCATCAGTAAGAATGCAGAGATGCTCGACTCCAATATAATTTACGACCGAGATTTCGCATTCGATTATTTCGGTTTCAAAACACTGGAACGTTCTTACTTATTAAAGATAGACGGGAAAGTGGCGGAACGTCCACAACATATGTTGATGCGTGTGGCAGTTGGTATACACAAAGAGGATATCGACGCTGCTATCAAAACATATAACCTGATGAGCGAACGCTGGTTCACACATGCTACGCCTACCCTGTTCAATGCAGGTACGCCTAAGCCACAGATGTCCAGCTGCTTCCTGCTCACCATGCAGGACGATAGTATTGAAGGTATCTATGATACCCTCAAGCAAACTGCAAAGATCTCACAAAGTGCCGGCGGTATTGGTCTGAGCATTCACAACATCCGCGCTACAGGTTCATACATCAGTGGTACCAATGGTACTTCTAATGGTATCATTCCTATGCTCCGTGTGTTCAACGATACTGCACGTTATGTAGACCAGGGTGGTGGTAAGCGTAAAGGCGCTTTCGCAATCTACCTGGAACCATGGCATGCAGACATCTTCGAATTCCTTGATCTGCGCAAGAACCATGGTAAAGAAGAAATGCGTGCAAGAGATCTTTTCTATGCACTATGGGTGCCAGACCTGTTCATGAAACGTGTGGAAGAAAATGGCGACTGGAGCCTGTTCTGTCCTCACGAAGCACCAGGACTGCACGAGTGCTGGGGTGAAGCTTTCGAGAAATTATATACACAATACGAAAGCGAAAACCGCGCACGCAAAACTGTGAAAGCACAGGACCTGTGGTTCGCTATTCTCGATGCACAGATTGAAACCGGTAACCCTTACCTGCTGTATAAAGATGCTGCCAATAGCAAATCGAACCAGCAGAACCTGGGTACTATCAAGAGCTCGAACCTGTGTACAGAAATCATCGAATATACTGATGCCAACGAAGTAGCAGTATGTAACCTCGCTTCCCTGGCACTGCCTCGCTTTGTGATCGATGGTAAATTTGATCACCAGCGTTTATTTGATGTGACTTATCAGGTAGCGATCAACCTGAACCGCATCATAGATAATAACTTCTATCCGGTTGAACAGGCACGTAACTCCAACCTGCGTCACCGTCCTATCGGACTGGGTGTACAGGGTCTGGCAGATGCCTTTATCCTGATGCGTTATCCATTTGAAAGTGAAGAAGCTAAACAGCTGAATAAAGATATCTTTGAAACTATCTACTTTGCAGGCCTCACCGCTTCCAAAGATCTGGCTGTAAAAGAAGGCGCTTACGAAACCTTCCCAGGCTCACCTGCCTCAAAAGGTATTCTGCAGTTTGATATGTGGGGCGTAACACCTTCTGCACGCTGGGATTGGACTTCACTGAAAGCAGACATTAAAAAGCATGGTATCCGCAACTCCCTGTTGCTGGCGCCTATGCCTACTGCATCTACTTCTCAGATTCTTGGTAACAACGAATGTTTTGAACCATATACTTCCAATATCTACACCCGTCGTGTACTGAGTGGTGAATTTGTGGTAGTGAACAAACACCTGCTGAAAGATCTGGTAGAACTGGGCCTGTGGGATAATGATATGAAGAACAAGATCATTGCGGCAAACGGGTCTATCCAGAACATCCAGGAAATTCCAACTAACATCAAAGCGCTGTACAAAACTGTTTGGGAAATCAAACAACGTACAATCATCGATATGGCTGCAGATCGTGGTGCATTTATATGCCAGTCTCAGTCACTGAACCTGTTCGTAGATACTCCTTCTGCTGCGAAGCTGACATCTATGCACTTCCACTCATGGAAGAGAGGTTTGAAAACAGGTATGTATTATCTGCGTACACAGGCAGCTACACAGGCTGTACAGTTTACAGTAGAGAAACAGGGTGGTCAGAATATGGAGCCAGTGATTGCTGCTACAGCACCTGTTGGCGAAAAGAAAGTAGACCCGAAGTTAGATGAGGTGGAGATAATTGAAGGTGCAGTGTGCACCATGGAAGAGGGTTGTGTGACATGTAGTGCGTAA
- a CDS encoding AsmA-like C-terminal region-containing protein: MLKKILKVTGILLFVLIAAAIAIPFLFKGKIMSIVKTELNKQLEADVDFKDVDISLIRHFPRLAVALEDLQVVNRAPFVGDTLISVKKIDVALNLMSVIKGETYDIYNINIETPRIHAIINKEGKANWDITKPDTAQANPADTAATKFSMSLQQYKIEDAYIEYTDRQGDMGLIIENLDHSGKGDFTQDLFTLSTSTEAEAITFRYGLIPYLLRTHTKMDADIRVDNKTSTYTIQQAKASLNNLQLTAQGSFTLVNDSTYGMDLSMKAPSTQFKDILSLVPAIFMTDFDKIKTSGTASFDGFVKGTYSATQMPAFGLNLNVKDGFFQYPDLPKPVKNIQIALKVSNPDGVPDHTTVDMPSAHLDMDNTPLDLRLLVKTPVSDMYVDGAAKGSLDLSKVTEFVKLEEGTALSGIVDADVSAKGNMSAIEKQQYDRFYAAGSILVTNLLYRSKDYPDGVKVNNLSMKFNPKNVTIESFDGQYMGTNFKANGAVNNMLAYAFKNEPLDGNLTVKADQIDLDKWMGTETTTSTTTDTLSAPFAVPANLNLSLNATADKVHYDKLDLTNVTGALLVKDQTVTMQQVKANAMQGTMEVNGTYSTKTNPNTPDISMAYNVQQIDIQQAFKSFNTVQKLMPIAQFISGKVTSQLSLKGQLGKDMMPVMSSLNGDGNLLVLEGALQKFGVVDQLANTLNVTALKNLSLKDLKTYFYFEDGRVKINPFTVNFNGMHMQVGGSHGFDQSLDYTMLMTLPRSVIGKQGDALITSLVTQASNKGIPVNVSDSIHLNVLLGGNILKPTYKTNLQETTGNTVNNLKDQAAGLVKNKVDTVKTAITDTLQSVKKQAVTTVKEAAKEELTKQLMGGKKDTTSANTSNKTEDLKNAGKEAVKGIGNIFKKKNN; the protein is encoded by the coding sequence ATGTTAAAGAAGATCCTGAAAGTAACCGGTATATTGCTGTTCGTATTAATAGCTGCAGCAATTGCCATTCCTTTCCTGTTCAAGGGAAAGATTATGTCCATCGTAAAAACTGAATTGAATAAACAGTTGGAGGCGGACGTTGACTTCAAAGATGTTGATATCAGTCTGATCAGGCACTTCCCCCGCCTTGCGGTGGCATTGGAAGACCTGCAGGTAGTAAATCGCGCACCTTTTGTTGGCGATACCCTCATCTCCGTGAAAAAAATCGATGTGGCACTGAACCTGATGAGCGTAATCAAAGGCGAAACCTACGATATCTACAACATCAATATCGAGACGCCACGCATTCACGCCATCATCAACAAAGAAGGTAAAGCCAACTGGGACATTACCAAACCAGATACTGCACAGGCCAATCCAGCAGATACTGCTGCGACTAAGTTTTCTATGAGCCTGCAACAGTACAAAATCGAAGATGCGTATATCGAGTATACTGACCGCCAGGGAGATATGGGACTCATCATCGAAAACCTGGATCACTCAGGCAAAGGAGATTTCACACAGGATCTCTTTACCCTCAGTACGAGCACCGAAGCAGAAGCCATCACTTTCCGCTATGGCCTCATCCCCTACCTGCTGCGTACCCATACCAAAATGGATGCAGACATCAGGGTAGATAACAAAACCAGCACGTATACCATCCAGCAGGCTAAAGCCAGTCTGAATAACCTGCAGCTCACTGCACAGGGTTCTTTTACACTGGTAAATGATAGCACTTATGGCATGGACCTGAGCATGAAGGCACCTTCCACCCAGTTCAAAGACATCCTTTCACTGGTACCAGCCATCTTCATGACAGACTTTGATAAGATCAAAACTTCGGGTACTGCATCATTTGACGGCTTTGTAAAAGGTACTTACAGTGCTACACAGATGCCGGCATTTGGCCTCAACCTGAATGTAAAAGATGGATTCTTCCAATATCCTGATCTGCCAAAACCAGTAAAGAATATACAGATCGCCCTGAAGGTCAGCAATCCTGACGGTGTGCCTGATCATACGACTGTAGACATGCCATCTGCTCACCTGGATATGGACAATACCCCGCTGGACCTGCGCCTGCTGGTAAAAACGCCGGTATCTGATATGTATGTGGATGGTGCTGCCAAAGGTAGCCTGGACCTGTCTAAAGTAACCGAGTTTGTAAAACTGGAAGAAGGAACTGCACTCAGTGGTATCGTCGATGCAGACGTAAGTGCCAAAGGCAATATGAGCGCGATCGAAAAGCAACAATACGATCGTTTCTATGCAGCAGGCAGCATCCTGGTGACCAACCTCCTGTACCGAAGCAAAGACTATCCGGATGGCGTGAAGGTGAATAACCTCTCCATGAAATTCAATCCTAAGAATGTGACAATCGAATCATTCGATGGTCAGTACATGGGTACGAATTTCAAAGCCAATGGTGCGGTGAATAACATGCTGGCCTATGCTTTCAAAAACGAGCCATTGGATGGTAACCTGACTGTGAAAGCCGATCAGATCGATCTGGATAAATGGATGGGCACAGAAACAACGACTTCCACTACTACGGATACACTCAGCGCACCATTTGCCGTACCTGCAAACCTGAACCTGAGCCTGAACGCTACAGCAGATAAAGTACATTATGACAAACTAGACCTGACTAATGTAACCGGTGCACTGCTCGTAAAAGATCAAACCGTTACCATGCAACAGGTAAAAGCCAATGCTATGCAGGGTACTATGGAAGTAAATGGTACTTACAGCACCAAAACAAATCCCAATACACCTGATATCAGCATGGCTTACAATGTACAGCAGATAGATATTCAGCAGGCATTTAAATCCTTCAATACAGTACAGAAATTAATGCCGATCGCCCAATTTATTAGCGGTAAGGTCACTTCTCAATTGAGCCTGAAAGGGCAGCTGGGCAAAGATATGATGCCGGTAATGAGCAGCCTGAACGGGGATGGTAACCTGCTGGTACTGGAAGGCGCATTGCAGAAATTTGGTGTAGTAGACCAGTTGGCAAATACACTGAATGTAACTGCACTAAAAAACCTTTCACTGAAAGACCTGAAAACATACTTCTATTTTGAAGACGGAAGAGTGAAAATCAATCCTTTCACAGTGAATTTTAATGGTATGCACATGCAGGTTGGTGGTTCACATGGCTTTGACCAGTCACTGGATTATACTATGTTGATGACTCTGCCAAGAAGTGTGATTGGCAAACAGGGCGATGCCCTGATCACCAGCCTTGTCACCCAGGCCAGTAATAAAGGTATACCCGTAAACGTAAGTGATAGTATTCATTTGAATGTTTTATTGGGAGGAAATATTTTAAAACCAACATATAAAACTAACTTGCAGGAAACTACGGGTAATACGGTAAATAACCTGAAAGATCAAGCTGCTGGTTTAGTAAAAAATAAGGTAGATACAGTAAAAACAGCGATCACAGATACCTTACAATCCGTAAAGAAGCAGGCGGTGACCACCGTAAAAGAAGCAGCCAAAGAAGAGCTGACCAAGCAGCTGATGGGAGGAAAGAAGGATACAACGAGTGCTAATACTTCGAACAAAACGGAAGATTTGAAGAATGCTGGAAAAGAGGCGGTAAAGGGAATAGGTAACATTTTCAAGAAGAAAAATAACTAG